A single Hippocampus zosterae strain Florida chromosome 1, ASM2543408v3, whole genome shotgun sequence DNA region contains:
- the LOC127606440 gene encoding zinc finger and BTB domain-containing protein 5-like — MDFPGHFQHIFQQLNLQRLRAQMCDCIVEVGGHKFHAHRAILAACSSHFKALNSSSNGTDDAYGQSVDRVRGPGLMALDPEVVTPEAFSTLLDMIYTSTLSLEASNVMDVLLAASYLHLNSVVKACKLYLARKNFPATAPKGWRSVQRREDPSSQTQLTCVELLDVESVEVSQSGEDSSEHKRKSHEDRLNDRKRTRRVSGDEESCPTVTRSTANNEEQGEELLSPDHLKMTVNICEDQLDEVEEKYVFSMADSEEIQVPSQSDSSAGGETFVKDEGGLKVETVKIKKESMTSSSPDLSPSTPLQDSSEVHDDKIRSAEGLVSCLQSQLCSALPEKECGDHHEDEAVDSISELALSCFLNPGQDSETGAPEEEASLASLTAAATAAAAASDAAAGVADQQCQNSNASSLVFPLTSVPLQRILPTQASPFCDTLILQPAHNSLSGFLSLEHSKACNGQAGSNGTTFRRIAPKAVPVSEADHSAASGSAGPDKAPLTRASEDVLSKCKKAAAEVNVLLVEGDKKYACKICSKTFTNLADCKKHIRVHTGEKPYPCLKCGKRFSQSSHLYKHSKNSTCLNWKAKSSLQDTLH, encoded by the coding sequence ATGGATTTTCCAGGTCACTTCCAGCACATTTTCCAGCAGCTGAACCTCCAGCGGCTCCGTGCTCAAATGTGTGACTGTATAGTGGAGGTGGGAGGGCACAAATTTCACGCACACCGCGCTATCCTGGCAGCATGCAGTTCCCACTTCAAGGCTCTCAACAGCTCTAGTAACGGTACTGACGATGCTTATGGACAAAGTGTTGATAGAGTTAGAGGTCCCGGTTTGATGGCACTCGACCCGGAGGTGGTGACCCCAGAGGCCTTCTCCACCTTGCTGGATATGATCTACACATCCACTTTGTCGCTCGAGGCCTCCAACGTGATGGATGTGCTGCTGGCCGCCTCGTACCTCCACCTCAACTCCGTGGTCAAGGCCTGTAAGCTCTACCTGGCCAGAAAAAACTTCCCGGCCACGGCGCCTAAAGGTTGGCGCTCAGTGCAGCGGAGGGAGGATCCGTCCTCTCAAACCCAGCTCACATGTGTGGAGCTACTTGACGTGGAGAGCGTAGAGGTGAGCCAGTCGGGGGAAGATTCCTCAGAGCACAAGAGAAAGTCACATGAGGACAGGCTGAATGACAGAAAGAGGACCCGCAGGGTGTCTGGAGATGAAGAAAGTTGTCCAACAGTGACCCGAAGCACAGCCAACAACGAGGAGCAAGGAGAGGAGCTGCTCTCTCCGGACCACTTAAAGATGACAGTAAACATCTGCGAGGACCAATTGGATGAGGTAGAGGAAAAATATGTCTTCTCAATGGCTGACTCGGAGGAGATCCAGGTGCCGAGTCAGTCAGACAGCAGCGCAGGTGGAGAGACTTTTGTCAAAGATGAAGGCGGTCTCAAGGTGGAGACAGtgaagattaaaaaagaaagcatgacctcctcctctcctgATCTTTCGCCATCGACGCCTCTACAGGACTCATCTGAAGTCCATGATGACAAAATAAGAAGCGCAGAAGGACTTGTTAGCTGTTTACAATCCCAGCTTTGCTCAGCTCTTCCTGAAAAAGAGTGCGGTGATCACCACGAGGATGAAGCTGTTGACAGCATTTCTGAACTAGCCCTTTCCTGCTTCTTGAATCCTGGTCAAGACAGCGAAACAGGCGCTCCGGAGGAAGAAGCGAGTCTCGCGAGTCTGACGGCAGCTGCCACCGCAGCCGCTGCTGCCAGCGATGCCGCTGCAGGTGTTGCGGACCAACAGTGTCAAAACTCAAATGCGTCTTCTCTCGTTTTCCCGTTAACTTCAGTCCCTTTGCAACGGATTCTCCCCACTCAGGCTTCTCCTTTTTGCGACACGCTCATTCTGCAGCCTGCGCACAACTCCCTTTCGGGATTCCTCAGCCTGGAGCATTCGAAGGCCTGCAATGGACAAGCAGGATCAAATGGAACGACCTTCCGTCGCATCGCCCCCAAAGCGGTGCCAGTATCCGAGGCGGATCACTCAGCAGCATCCGGATCAGCTGGGCCCGATAAAGCGCCTTTAACAAGAGCTTCTGAGGACGTGTTGTCCAAGTGCAAGAAAGCGGCGGCTGAAGTCAATGTGCTTCTCGTGGAAGGAGACAAGAAGTATGCCTGCAAAATCTGCTCAAAGACATTCACGAATTTGGCGGACTGTAAGAAGCATATCCGCGTCCACACAGGAGAAAAGCCTTATCCTTGTCTCAAGTGTGGGAAACGCTTCAGCCAGTCATCACATCTGTACAAGCACTCGAAAAATTCCACCTGCTTGAACTGGAAGGCCAAGAGTTCATTACAAGACACTCTGCATTGA
- the mrpl18 gene encoding 39S ribosomal protein L18, mitochondrial isoform X1 has protein sequence MSLSHMSRGVRLLLGQIQRCAVATNFPAGRCMTQSATEPEPCSVENESVNPTFKNRNPRSLERMALAVKDRGWKTTWPHREFYHRLVFSRSQKYVTAQVFSCSSPDPVLSCSTKEWALKRELPSTNCVAACQAIGEVLAHRCKQAGITRMVYRAIPWTYRSDAVQSFRAAMKDGGIILSEPRRKYIGF, from the exons ATGTCGTTGAGCCACATGAGTCGAGGCGTTCGTCTGCTCTTGGGTCAAATTCAGCGATGTGCTGTGGCCACAAACTTCCCAG CAGGTCGGTGTATGACCCAGTCGGCGACTGAGCCGGAGCCCTGCTCGGTAGAAAACGAGTCAGTAAATCCGACTTTTAAGAATAGAAACCCGCGGAGCCTTGAGCGGATGGCCCTGGCGGTGAAGGACCGCGGCTGGAAGACGACATGGCCTCATCGCGAGTTCTACCACAG ATTGGTGTTTTCCCGCAGTCAGAAATATGTGACGGCTCAGGTCTTCTCTTGCTCCTCACCTGACCCGGTGCTCTCGTGCTCGACCAAAGAGTGGGCGCTGAAGAGAGAGCTGCCTTCCACAAACTGTGTGGCGGCATGCCAGGCTATAGGCGAGGTGCTGGCCCATCGATGCAAGCAGGCCGGCATCACCAGGATGGTGTACAGGGCCATTCCCTGGACGTATCGCTCGGATGCT GTTCAGTCTTTCCGCGCAgcaatgaaagatggaggaatcaTCCTTAGTGAACCTAGAAGGAAATATATAGGATTCTAA
- the mrpl18 gene encoding 39S ribosomal protein L18, mitochondrial isoform X2: MSLSHMSRGVRLLLGQIQRCAVATNFPGRCMTQSATEPEPCSVENESVNPTFKNRNPRSLERMALAVKDRGWKTTWPHREFYHRLVFSRSQKYVTAQVFSCSSPDPVLSCSTKEWALKRELPSTNCVAACQAIGEVLAHRCKQAGITRMVYRAIPWTYRSDAVQSFRAAMKDGGIILSEPRRKYIGF, encoded by the exons ATGTCGTTGAGCCACATGAGTCGAGGCGTTCGTCTGCTCTTGGGTCAAATTCAGCGATGTGCTGTGGCCACAAACTTCCCAG GTCGGTGTATGACCCAGTCGGCGACTGAGCCGGAGCCCTGCTCGGTAGAAAACGAGTCAGTAAATCCGACTTTTAAGAATAGAAACCCGCGGAGCCTTGAGCGGATGGCCCTGGCGGTGAAGGACCGCGGCTGGAAGACGACATGGCCTCATCGCGAGTTCTACCACAG ATTGGTGTTTTCCCGCAGTCAGAAATATGTGACGGCTCAGGTCTTCTCTTGCTCCTCACCTGACCCGGTGCTCTCGTGCTCGACCAAAGAGTGGGCGCTGAAGAGAGAGCTGCCTTCCACAAACTGTGTGGCGGCATGCCAGGCTATAGGCGAGGTGCTGGCCCATCGATGCAAGCAGGCCGGCATCACCAGGATGGTGTACAGGGCCATTCCCTGGACGTATCGCTCGGATGCT GTTCAGTCTTTCCGCGCAgcaatgaaagatggaggaatcaTCCTTAGTGAACCTAGAAGGAAATATATAGGATTCTAA
- the si:ch211-203d1.3 gene encoding protein phosphatase Slingshot homolog 3 isoform X1 → MALLTLHRIPSISAAPDETTQRRGRFQKRESFALVKGAVLLLEEAQREEPHEETLLPPKQEDCASDKCHRHIHAMVELLRPEDSIKLAVQLESVSSVRIRYLIIVSTLANKDETILLGMDFPKQDSDECTIGLVLPVWSDTQVYLDGDGGFSVTSAEETRIFKPVSMQTMWSVLQSLHGCCERAVKGAVIPGCGLEWAQHYHQHVESDRLCLNEWEAMNDLESVRKDSDGQNSADRTSKERLIKEHLRDIMRTEDLDNLTSKMVHTALKTRIGFDMRPFKEYIDNEILVTMAQMDKPSKIFDYLYLGSEWNAANFEELQKNNVGYILNVTREIDNFFPESFTYMNIRVYDVEATDLLPHWTDTYNFINTARKSGQAVLVHCKMGVSRSSSTVIAYAMKQQRWSLDVALAYVRDRRSIVKPNDGFMRQLQTYNGILNASQQRHSLLWRRKSKDQRQKSELKDNREESGDEEEEGGDEEEEDEGLDEGDDITESSDENEESAEEVFKQPDSNQEAGQMAPPVVITAPSVSRSGRMNLFSLMQSISELDDVDKGCGQLPASPRRSPHQRRRSRRRKGLIHQSACVDFSPEPRSLPDAAHDKP, encoded by the exons ATGGCTCTGTTGACTCTGCACAGGATCCCCTCCATCAGCGCTGCCCCC GATGAAACCACCCAAAGAAGAGGACGATTTCAGAAAAG GGAGAGCTTTGCCCTCGTGAAGGGAGCGGTGCTCCTGCTGGAAGAGGCCCAGAGAGAGGAGCCTCACGAGGAGACTTTGCTTCCCCCAAAACAAGAAGATTGCGCTTCAGACAAGTGTCACAGACACATTCACGCCATGGTTGAGCTGCTTCGACCTGAAGATAGTATCAAGCTG GCCGTGCAGCTGGAGTCCGTCAGTTCGGTTCGAATCAGGTATCTCATCATTGTCTCGACTCTCGCTAACAAAGACGAGACCATCCTGCTTGGCATGGATTTCCCCAAACAGGACAG TGATGAGTGCACCATTGGCTTGGTTCTGCCCGTCTGGAGCGACACGCAAGTGTATTTGGACGGAGACGG CGGTTTCAGTGTCACATCAGCAGAAGAAACAAGAATTTTTAAACCGGTTTCCATGCAGACCATGTG GTCAGTACTGCAGTCTTTGCACGGCTGTTGCGAGCGGGCCGTCAAAGGCGCCGTGATCCCGGGCTGCGGCCTGGAGTGGGCCCAGCACTACCACCAGCACGTAGAGTCGGACCGCTTATGCCTCAACGAGTGGGAGGCCATGAATGACTTGGAGTCGGTCAGGAAGGACAGCGACGGTCAGAA TAGTGCAGACCGAACCTCTAAAGAGAGGCTGATCAAGGAGCACCTGAGAGACATCATGAGGACAGAAGACCTGGATAACCTCACGTCCAAAATG GTCCACACGGCCCTGAAGACGCGAATCGGCTTCGACATGAGGCCGTTCAAGGAGTACATTGACAATGAGATTCTGGTTACCATGGCTCAGATGGACAAACCATCAAAGATTTTTGACTACCTTTACCTG GGCTCCGAATGGAACGCGGCCAACTTTGAGGAGCTGCAGAAAAACAA CGTGGGCTACATTCTGAATGTGACGAGGGAGATCGATAACTTCTTCCCAGAGTCCTTCACCTACATGAATATCAGAGTGTATGACGTGGAGGCCACCGACCTACTCCCCCACTGGACCGACACGTACAACTTTATCAACACTGCAAG GAAGAGCGGACAGGCGGTGTTGGTGCACTGCAAGATGGGCGTGTCTCGTTCCTCGTCCACCGTGATCGCCTACGCCATGAAGCAGCAGCGCTGGTCGCTGGACGTGGCCCTGGCCTACGTGAGGGATCGCCGCTCCATCGTTAAACCCAACGACGGCTTCATGAGGCAGCTGCAGACCTACAATGGTATCCTCAACGCCAG CCAGCAGCGTCACAGTTTACTGTGGAGGCGAAAATCCAAAGACCAAAGGCAGAAGTCTGAGCTCAAAGACAACAGAGAGGAGTCAggtgatgaggaagaggagggaggagatgaggaagaagaggatgaaGGCCTTGACGAGGGTGACGACATCACAGAGAGCAGTGACGAAAATGAGGAGTCTGCGGAAGAG GTGTTTAAACAGCCCGATTCCAACCAGGAAGCTGGGCAGATGGCGCCGCCTGTCGTCATCACT GCTCCCAGTGTCAGTCGCAGCGGTAGGATGAACCTCTTTTCCCTCATGCAGTCCATTAGTGAACTCGATGATGTGGATAAAGGATGCGGTCAG CTGCCTGCCAGTCCGCGACGATCTCCGCATCAACGGAGGCGGAGCCGCCGCCGAAAGGGTTTGATTCACCAgagtgcctgtgtggatttctcGCCCGAACCACGCAGTCTACCGGACGCGGCCCACGACAAACCTTGA
- the grhpra gene encoding glyoxylate reductase/hydroxypyruvate reductase — MKAAKKLMKVMVSSQLPPEGMKILSGSGVCELCQWDSDVSRAELLKAVQGSHGLLCLLTEKINAEVLDAAGPNLKVISTFSVGYDHLALDEIKKRGIRVGYTPDVLTDATAELTVALLLATARRLPEAMEEVKNGGWRSGRTLWMCGYGLLGSTVGVIGLGRIGMAIARRLMPFGVKRLLYSGRTAKADAAQLNGEFVPLDTLLTESDFIAVACSLTPETQGMCDKAFFSKMKNTAVFINTSRGAVVNQEDLYEALTSGEIAAAGLDVTTPEPLPTNHPLLTLKNCVVLPHIGSATYSTRGAMASLAAQNLLGGLQGTQMPSELIF, encoded by the exons ATGAAAGCAGCAAAGAAACTTATGAAGGTGATGGTGTCCAGCCAGCTCCCACCTGAGGGGATGAAGATTCTGTCAGGGTCTGGAGT GTGCGAGTTGTGTCAGTGGGACTCGGACGTGTCACGAGCAGAACTACTCAAAGCTGTGCAGGGGTCCCACGGTCTCCTGTGTCTACTGACAGAAAAAATCAATGCTGAGGTTCTAGATGCTGcag GACCCAACCTGAAAGTAATCAGCACCTTTTCCGTGGGATACGACCACCTGGCTCTTGATGAAATAAAGAAACG TGGCATACGTGTCGGCTACACTCCCGACGTCCTCACTGACGCTACAGCTGAGCTGACTGTTGCCCTTCTCTTGGCCACAGCTCGCAGATTACCTGAAGCGATGGAAGAAGTCAAAAA TGGTGGCTGGAGGTCCGGGAGAACACTCTGGATGTGTGGATACGGTCTTTTGGGTAGCACGGTGGGAGTCATTGGACTGGGACGCATCG GAATGGCGATTGCCCGGCGCCTCATGCCATTTGGAGTGAAACGGCTTCTCTACTCTGGGAGAACAGCCAAAGCTGACGCTGCTCAGCTCAATGGAGAATTTG TTCCTCTGGATACACTTTTGACTGAGAGTGACTTTATTGCCGTTGCGTGCTCACTGACGCCAGAGACCCAGGGAATGTGTGACAAGGCCTTTTTCAGCAAGATGAAAAACACTGCTGTCTTCATCAACACAAGCAG GGGGGCTGTCGTGAACCAGGAGGATCTGTATGAGGCTCTGACCAGTGGAGAAATTGCTGCGGCTGGCCTGGATGTAACAACACCTGAGCCACTACCGACAAACCACCCGCTTCTCACACTCAAAAACTGTG TGGTTTTACCGCACATCGGCAGCGCCACCTACTCCACAAGAGGTGCCATGGCTTCCTTGGCAGCTCAAAACCTCCTGGGAGGtttacagggcacacaaatgCCCAGTGAACTCATCTTCTAG
- the tomm5 gene encoding mitochondrial import receptor subunit TOM5 homolog, with protein sequence MFKLEGLGPKMDPEEMKKKMRQDVVSSLRNFLIYVALLRATPFVLKQLDSI encoded by the exons ATGTTCAAACTGGAAGGTCTGGGACCTAAAATGGACCCAGaagaaatgaagaagaaaatgcgGCAAGACGTCGTCTCTTCTTTACGAAACTTTCTCATTTACGTCGCTCTCCTGAGAGCCA CTCCATTTGTATTAAAGCAGCTGGACAGTATATGA
- the si:ch211-203d1.3 gene encoding protein phosphatase Slingshot homolog 3 isoform X2, translating to MVELLRPEDSIKLAVQLESVSSVRIRYLIIVSTLANKDETILLGMDFPKQDSDECTIGLVLPVWSDTQVYLDGDGGFSVTSAEETRIFKPVSMQTMWSVLQSLHGCCERAVKGAVIPGCGLEWAQHYHQHVESDRLCLNEWEAMNDLESVRKDSDGQNSADRTSKERLIKEHLRDIMRTEDLDNLTSKMVHTALKTRIGFDMRPFKEYIDNEILVTMAQMDKPSKIFDYLYLGSEWNAANFEELQKNNVGYILNVTREIDNFFPESFTYMNIRVYDVEATDLLPHWTDTYNFINTARKSGQAVLVHCKMGVSRSSSTVIAYAMKQQRWSLDVALAYVRDRRSIVKPNDGFMRQLQTYNGILNASQQRHSLLWRRKSKDQRQKSELKDNREESGDEEEEGGDEEEEDEGLDEGDDITESSDENEESAEEVFKQPDSNQEAGQMAPPVVITAPSVSRSGRMNLFSLMQSISELDDVDKGCGQLPASPRRSPHQRRRSRRRKGLIHQSACVDFSPEPRSLPDAAHDKP from the exons ATGGTTGAGCTGCTTCGACCTGAAGATAGTATCAAGCTG GCCGTGCAGCTGGAGTCCGTCAGTTCGGTTCGAATCAGGTATCTCATCATTGTCTCGACTCTCGCTAACAAAGACGAGACCATCCTGCTTGGCATGGATTTCCCCAAACAGGACAG TGATGAGTGCACCATTGGCTTGGTTCTGCCCGTCTGGAGCGACACGCAAGTGTATTTGGACGGAGACGG CGGTTTCAGTGTCACATCAGCAGAAGAAACAAGAATTTTTAAACCGGTTTCCATGCAGACCATGTG GTCAGTACTGCAGTCTTTGCACGGCTGTTGCGAGCGGGCCGTCAAAGGCGCCGTGATCCCGGGCTGCGGCCTGGAGTGGGCCCAGCACTACCACCAGCACGTAGAGTCGGACCGCTTATGCCTCAACGAGTGGGAGGCCATGAATGACTTGGAGTCGGTCAGGAAGGACAGCGACGGTCAGAA TAGTGCAGACCGAACCTCTAAAGAGAGGCTGATCAAGGAGCACCTGAGAGACATCATGAGGACAGAAGACCTGGATAACCTCACGTCCAAAATG GTCCACACGGCCCTGAAGACGCGAATCGGCTTCGACATGAGGCCGTTCAAGGAGTACATTGACAATGAGATTCTGGTTACCATGGCTCAGATGGACAAACCATCAAAGATTTTTGACTACCTTTACCTG GGCTCCGAATGGAACGCGGCCAACTTTGAGGAGCTGCAGAAAAACAA CGTGGGCTACATTCTGAATGTGACGAGGGAGATCGATAACTTCTTCCCAGAGTCCTTCACCTACATGAATATCAGAGTGTATGACGTGGAGGCCACCGACCTACTCCCCCACTGGACCGACACGTACAACTTTATCAACACTGCAAG GAAGAGCGGACAGGCGGTGTTGGTGCACTGCAAGATGGGCGTGTCTCGTTCCTCGTCCACCGTGATCGCCTACGCCATGAAGCAGCAGCGCTGGTCGCTGGACGTGGCCCTGGCCTACGTGAGGGATCGCCGCTCCATCGTTAAACCCAACGACGGCTTCATGAGGCAGCTGCAGACCTACAATGGTATCCTCAACGCCAG CCAGCAGCGTCACAGTTTACTGTGGAGGCGAAAATCCAAAGACCAAAGGCAGAAGTCTGAGCTCAAAGACAACAGAGAGGAGTCAggtgatgaggaagaggagggaggagatgaggaagaagaggatgaaGGCCTTGACGAGGGTGACGACATCACAGAGAGCAGTGACGAAAATGAGGAGTCTGCGGAAGAG GTGTTTAAACAGCCCGATTCCAACCAGGAAGCTGGGCAGATGGCGCCGCCTGTCGTCATCACT GCTCCCAGTGTCAGTCGCAGCGGTAGGATGAACCTCTTTTCCCTCATGCAGTCCATTAGTGAACTCGATGATGTGGATAAAGGATGCGGTCAG CTGCCTGCCAGTCCGCGACGATCTCCGCATCAACGGAGGCGGAGCCGCCGCCGAAAGGGTTTGATTCACCAgagtgcctgtgtggatttctcGCCCGAACCACGCAGTCTACCGGACGCGGCCCACGACAAACCTTGA